The Prochlorococcus marinus str. MIT 9301 genome window below encodes:
- the ndhI gene encoding NAD(P)H-quinone oxidoreductase subunit I, whose protein sequence is MKNFLQQINSYIKEAFNAGKYLYNGFSVTFDHLRRRPVTVQYPYEKLIPSERYRGRIHYEFDKCIACEVCVRVCPINLPVVDWVMNKETKKKELRNYSIDFGVCIFCGNCVEYCPTNCLSMTEEYELATFDRHNLNFDNVALGRLPTNVTTDPSVKPLRELAYLPKGVMDPHEVPSSDTRVGKLPEEVYDWMRSESNEKKDKASNPNN, encoded by the coding sequence ATGAAAAATTTCCTTCAACAAATTAATAGCTATATCAAAGAAGCATTTAATGCTGGCAAATATTTATATAATGGCTTTTCAGTTACTTTTGATCATCTTCGAAGAAGACCTGTTACTGTCCAATATCCATATGAAAAATTAATACCCTCTGAAAGATATAGAGGGAGAATACATTATGAATTTGATAAATGTATTGCTTGTGAAGTTTGCGTGAGAGTATGCCCTATAAATCTCCCAGTAGTTGATTGGGTAATGAATAAAGAAACCAAAAAAAAGGAACTTAGAAATTATTCTATAGACTTTGGAGTTTGTATTTTTTGCGGAAATTGTGTTGAATATTGTCCAACTAATTGTCTTTCAATGACCGAAGAGTATGAATTAGCTACTTTTGACAGACATAATCTAAATTTTGATAATGTTGCACTTGGAAGGTTACCTACAAACGTGACAACAGATCCTTCAGTAAAACCCCTAAGAGAACTTGCCTATCTTCCTAAAGGGGTCATGGACCCTCATGAAGTCCCAAGCTCAGATACTAGAGTTGGTAAATTACCAGAAGAAGTTTATGATTGGATGAGATCAGAATCCAATGAAAAAAAAGATAAAGCTTCTAATCCAAACAATTAA